A genomic segment from Papilio machaon chromosome 10, ilPapMach1.1, whole genome shotgun sequence encodes:
- the LOC106710147 gene encoding UDP-N-acetylglucosamine transferase subunit ALG14 homolog has translation MEFYAIILLFLGITFFIRILWVVCKVLRSECNLAVQKSSLKTIVCIGSGGHTTEMLRLIPNLNKNKFLPRLYILADSDVSSEIKIHKTESSATSYKLCRIPRSRKVKQTYLSSVFSTLYATFCTIPVIYEFKPDVILCNGPGTCIPVCAVAFLLRCLLLLDCRIVFIESICRVRTLSLSGKILQYFADVFIVQWPQLRDVCYRAMYFGRLT, from the coding sequence ATGGAGTTTTATGCGataatattacttttcttaggcattacatttttcattagAATCTTATGGGTTGTTTGTAAGGTACTCCGATCGGAATGCAACTTGGCAGTACAAAAATcttcattaaaaacaattgtttgtaTTGGATCAGGGGGTCATACCACAGAAATGCTAAGACTCATACCGAATCtgaacaaaaataagtttctgccgcgtttatatattttggctGACAGTGACGTGAgtagtgaaattaaaatacacaaaaccGAAAGCAGTGCtacaagttataaattatgcCGTATACCAAGAAGtagaaaagtaaaacaaacatactTATCATCAGTGTTTAGTACATTGTATGCGACGTTTTGCACTATTCCggttatttatgaatttaaaccTGATGTGATTTTATGTAATGGTCCAGGTACTTGCATACCAGTATGTGCTGTTGCCTTTTTATTGAGATGTTTGTTGTTATTAGATTGCAGAATTGTTTTCATTGAGAGTATATGTCGGGTAAGAACATTGTCCTTATCAGGAAAAATCCTTCAGTATTTTGCAGATGTATTCATTGTACAATGGCCACAATTGCGAGATGTTTGCTATAGAGCTATGTATTTCGGTAGATTAACATAA
- the LOC106710148 gene encoding uncharacterized protein LOC106710148: MATVFDSPFIRQRLHRLRHRDFDLDEDQRFGRCDCTSYSYFVLSMVLFSVGTVITVLALGDTDGYILSNLGHMWLVGPIFICSGMMVAVKSMLYLRRKSVIQMLLHQRAIIRDMAAVQAEQAFGGQVPRTASSATLPPSYDALIASATTSKPQPSGSEPPPPTYDEAMCLIDDEKLRIENRIEHSAKQETSDQTSSINNDINFKP; the protein is encoded by the exons ATGGCTACCGTATTTGATAGTCCTTTCATTCGACAACGTTTGCATCGTTTGCGGCATCGTGATTTTGACTTGGACGAAGATCAGAGATTTGGTCGATGTGACTGTACCAgttattcttattttgttcTATCGATGGTACTATTTTCTGTAGGTACCGTTATAACAGTCCTAGCCTTGGGAGACACAGATGGCTACATACTAAGCAACTTAGGACACATGTGGCTTGTTGGaccaatatttatttgttctgGGATGATGGTTGCAGTTAAGAGCATGCTGTATTTACGAAGAAAGAGTGTTATACAAATGCTTTTACATCAGCGTGCTATTATCAGG gACATGGCAGCTGTACAAGCAGAGCAAGCATTTGGAGGCCAAGTACCTAGAACAGCTTCAAGCGCTACACTTCCACCTTCATATGATGCTTTAATTGCCAGTGCTACCACAAGTAAGCCTCAGCCTTCAGGTTCGGAACCACCTCCACCCACATATGATGAAGCTATGTGCCTCATTGATGATGAAAAACTAAGAATTGAAAATAGAATTGAACATAGTGCTAAACAAGAAACCAGTGACCAAACCTCTAGCATCaacaatgatataaattttaaaccgTGA